Below is a window of Tolypothrix bouteillei VB521301 DNA.
AGAATCGAAGCCAAACAGATACGCATACCGCAGACAACTGCGGGAAATGGGGTGCGATTTGTTTTTCTATATAAGAGAGAATAAAAATGCTTTGTCATTGCTGCAAACAACTCATTAATTTTCTTTGTAGAAATGCAGAAATGACATCATGTTAATGTCCGTGATTAAGGGTGTCATTGTTTGACATATTGTTTTTTTAACAAGCAACCGCTATGAAATATGACATTGGAGTTTGGACGTTCCAAACTCAAAGTGGTGTTGATGTGACGTACACAAACGATGAACTTCGCAAAAGACTAGAAGTTGGAAGCATTTGGAGAAAGCTAGGTTAGTTCCGCTCTTTTGGCAGGCAGTGCATTTTTAACCTTTCGACTCAAACACCTGCACGGAACCAGTTCAAGCGATCGCTCCAAAAATCGTCAAACGCTTTCTCGGGCAACAGCACCATTGGGGTATTGCTGTTGCGATCGCTCTTCATACTGCATCTACCTCAAGCTCCTTCGATCGCACATAATACTGAGGCAGTATTGGGAGAATGATGCGAGCGCATGAAGGCGCAAGCCGAAAGAGTGCTTATCGCTAACTACAGATATGCATCCATACTGCTTCTCCTGCTTACCTATAATGAGTATCATCCAACACTTCAGAAAATTCCTAGCTTTTTTATGCTTAACCTGTAAAGGCGATACGGCTTAAGTCGTTAAGCTTCGCTTATCGCTTCTCTTACCATCAGCCATCACATTAAGTTGCGGGCGCACCATCATAGAATTTAATATGTATCAAAAAGGCTATCTAAATAGTTACAAATACGGTCTAGGCATTTAGAGTTGAGAATTCATAAAATGAGTGCATACATTTTATCTATAGAGTACTGCCTTGCAAGCTTCCAGTCACTTTTACCACAAGTAATCGCATTATTTACATCATATGAGTTACTGCCTCAACCCTACTTGCCCTGACCCAACCAAAAACCGTTCTGACATTAACTTTTGCGTAACTTGCGGTTCTAAACTTTTGTTGGCAGAACGATATCGAGCTATCAAACCCTTTGGGCAAGGTGGATTTGGCAAAACTTTTTTGGCTGTCGATGAATACAAACCTTCTCGATCGCGGTGCGTTATTAAGCAATTGTGCCCTCAAGCACAAGGGATTAAGACTCTTAGCAAAGCATTTGAGTTATTTAAACTCGAAGCAGAGCGTTTGGATGAATTAGGTCACGACCATCCTCAAATTCCAGAACTGCTAGCTTATTTCACTCAAGATAATCAACAGTATTTGGTGCAAGAGTTTATTGACGGGCAAAATTTAGCAGAGGAAGTGACGCTCAACGGCACTTATACAGAACAGCAAGCTGAAGCTCGCCGAGCGTAGAGTACAATCGTATCGCTATTTGAGTTGTTACTCCATAAACTGTATCAAAAAATACTATAAATCTTTGTGCGAAAATTTACTTTTCTTCTCAGTTACTGCTGTTGCATAAGGATAATCAACCAGATCGATACCAAGGCAAATAGAATGAAGTGCAGAAATTCATAGCTCCCACCGGGCAACCAAGCCAGCACCCAGCTTAACCCTAACGGAAAAAAATTCGCGACAATCGTGAGAATTGAGACGTATAACAGCAATGCAATACCAATACCTAAAGGGATATTAAGTACGTCTTTTAACACTAAAGCAGCAATTCCCAAAATGCCAAGATAAGGAAATATTAAGAAATAGATGAAAAACCAGTATCCTATCCTATCGGGATTGGGGGGTGACAAAAACCAAGCTAGGTAACAAAAACCGTTAGCTCCCATTCCCAGGAAGATGAGCGTGTAAAACAATTTTTTCTGCATTTTACGATTGTGGGTTGTATCGGGTTTTCACCGCTAACTCTTCAAAAATTTCAGAAATCTTGACTCTTTTATTATCTATTTAGTTGCGGATGTGCAGCTGTAGTAGAAACACACAAGTAGTGAACTTTGTTGTGAATTGCCCAACTTTCCAAGAGATCTGACATAAAAACACGCTTTGTTCTTACTAACTCGTTAATTTCATTCCTGCATCAGTCAACTCGGATTCCACATTCGCGATCGCAAAGATGAGAGATGAGCACTCCCATGCCTCCTACGATCGTATATTTGCGATGGCTCTCGGTATCATCTTTCTTCTGTAGAACAAGCAAGGAGTTTTGCATGATGTACCTCGCTTTTGTCGTTCAATGCGGTTGAGGAGCGTCTTGCCTTGCCCTCGATGACACTCGTTCCGATCACCCGTGCGGCGTTACACAGCAATCGTCATGGAATTGATAACACTTATCTTGAATAATTGTTTGTACATTTGTAGGATTGGATAAGTACTTACTATACGTCAAGTGCATAAGCTGGTTCTGCTTGCACCTATGAGAATATAGGTTTGTACATTTGTCATTTTGTCCAATAATATTTATATTCATTATCATGTGACGCTTATGCACATTAGTATTCCAGATAACATCAAGAAACAATTCCATGCAGCCTGTGCAATTCGTGGGTTGAAAATGAGCCAAGTTGTAGTGGAGTTAATCGAGCAATGGTTAAAAACCAACAATGTACCTGAATTTGGTGAATCCATGAAAACAGATAAAGGCACTCGGTAATTCGTAATTAAAAGTACAACTATGAATTATTGGACTTTAAACAAAAAAATATAAGGAATTCATAAATATGGCTTTATCCGGTCCACAACGTAGAGAATTACAAGACGCTTTAATTGATGCTTTTCCCGATACAGCATCTTTAGAGCAAATGTTGGCATATGAATTAAATGGTAAAAATCTTAGAGCCATTGCAGGGGAAGGAAGTTTACAAAATATTGTCTTTAAATTAATACAAGCAGCAAATGCTCAGGGCTGGGTTGAACATTTAATTCACGCTGCACGTAATTCAAATCCAGGAAACGAAAGATTGAGGGCTATTGCTGAAGGACTTCCAAATCGCCCTATAGAAGCACTTCCTAACATTCCCCAAAAAGCAAGTCATCAGCCACAAAAAATCTTAATCCTAGCAGCAATTCCCCACGGCTTGCGTTTGGATGAAGAGATTCGCTCAATAGAAGAAGCGATACGACGAGCCACCAATCGAGATTTATTTGAAATTAAGATAAGAACAGCTGTACGCGCAGCCGATATTCGCCGTGCGATCGCAGAAGAGGAGCCATCTATCGTGTATTTTTGCGGACATGGCTTGGAAGATGGCAGTTTGCTTTTAGAGGATGATGGGGGTAATGATAAGCCAGTTGCACCATCTGGTTTGGCATCTTTATTTAAATTGCACTCGGATTATGTGAAATGCGTGCTGCTAAACGCTTGTCATTCAGAAAAACCTGCTGTTGCTATCAGCCAATACATTGATTATGCGATTGGGATGAATAACCCAATTCAAGACGGTGCAGCGATTGAGTTTGCTAAAGGTTTTTATGATGGACTGGGTTATAAAATTTCAAGCGATAGAGATGTATTTCAACCCGCCTAACGATCCGCCTGCTCAACCTGTAAGCCAAGTATTTCACTTGAGCAATGGGAATCGGTATCAAGTGACACATCAATGGGGTGGTTCGTTTGCCCCGTGGCAAGATGGGGGTACATGGGTGATTGGTTCCCGTACTGACCAGCACGTCGTCGCGATTGATATCAAGTCTAACGATGGCGGACAAACCCTCAATGGCACCATAACTTACTCTGGTGAGGGACCGATTGGCTTTTGGGCTACCCAGTTTGGTAGTAATAATGATTATAAAGTCGAAACCCAGTGGGGAGGAGATGCAGCTCCTTGGAATGATGGGGGTACATGGGTAATTGGTTCCCGTACCGACCAGCACGTCGTCGCGATTGATGTCCAGTCTAACGATGGCGGACAAACTCTTAATGGCACTATAACTTACTCTGGTGAGGGACCAATTAGTTTTAAGGGTCAGAGGGAGCGTATCTAGCGGTTGTAATGTCAAGTCAATCCCTTGAGCGCACTCAACTAGGTTTGAAGTGCCCCAAAAGGTGTATAATTACATATGCGCGTGCCTATCTGTGTATAAATGATCTGCTTGAAGTCATTTGATGGATCTGATAAATTTGATGCTCTTGAACTCGAAGCTCTAGACGAAATCTTCAGTAAGTATAAGTATGCTTTGGCACATATTGGCGTGGATTTTTCTCAAGAAGAAGTTCAAGAAGCCTTGCTTACTTGTGTTGATGGTTTTGAGGATGCTCTTCGTGCCACAATTGCCTATTGGCATTGGCTAGAAGAAAACAAAAAACCTTTTTACCCTAACGCTTGCATTATTCAAGCAATACGCGAGCGGTGGGATTCTCGTTACTGGAAAGATGAGTACTTGAACAATCCTAACTTTAAAAGCCCTTGCGAACTTTTTTGGGAGTCAGCAAAGAAAAATTGGGGAGCCGATTTGAGGAATCAAATGATTGCGGATGTAAATTCAGATGAGACTGGATTTGAATACATATTATTCCGCAATGGAAAAACCATGTCCCTTTCTACCGCTGAAAGGTTGGGGTGGGAGAAATTGAAGGAATATGCACTCCAACCGTTTTAGTTTTTAGCAGTACGCTCACAAGACTTCCAGAATACGCAGTGCATCTTGAAAACTCATTGAGCGATCGCACTGGAAAATTGGCTCAATATACCAATCTTTTGCTACAGTTTTTCTTCAGCTTTCACCGGCAGACTCTGGAGAAAAGAGAGGGGATGGCTCATATCAGCAGCAAAACCCAGGATAGCGCGGTCTCGGTGTTCGTAAAGCAATTCTCCTCGAGCATTAAACAGAAAAGTTGCTCCCCGTTGGGTAAGATAGGCAGAATTGGGAACATATTTCTTCCAGTTAGACAGCACTTCTCCCATATTCCGCAATCGTAAAGTTGCTAACTCAAACGGGCGTTGAAAACCTTTGCCACCTGCCCATTTGAAGAATGAACCTTTTAATGGGGGCAATGGGGGAGCTTGAACGGTTTCAAAGTCGCCAATTAACTGAGGTGCTCTTGCATCGCCCTTATATCCGCGAAATACTTCTGCCAGAGTACCGGGGCTACCAATTCCAGCACACATCAACATTAGGTTGAGCCAAGCATTCACTCCTGGTGATAAGCCAGGTATTTTGAGGGATAGACCTTCATACAGATTGAGTGCTTGATGTAGTTGGGCAGTGGGATCGACAAACAAACAATCTGCTGGAAATC
It encodes the following:
- a CDS encoding plasmid partition protein ParG is translated as MHISIPDNIKKQFHAACAIRGLKMSQVVVELIEQWLKTNNVPEFGESMKTDKGTR
- a CDS encoding effector-associated domain EAD1-containing protein, with amino-acid sequence MALSGPQRRELQDALIDAFPDTASLEQMLAYELNGKNLRAIAGEGSLQNIVFKLIQAANAQGWVEHLIHAARNSNPGNERLRAIAEGLPNRPIEALPNIPQKASHQPQKILILAAIPHGLRLDEEIRSIEEAIRRATNRDLFEIKIRTAVRAADIRRAIAEEEPSIVYFCGHGLEDGSLLLEDDGGNDKPVAPSGLASLFKLHSDYVKCVLLNACHSEKPAVAISQYIDYAIGMNNPIQDGAAIEFAKGFYDGLGYKISSDRDVFQPA
- a CDS encoding peroxiredoxin-like family protein encodes the protein MSTYSILSQTQRQRVSDGAIVSILSGCESSLLQLVLILPQLGDFDSLEYAWWLRREAKRLQDRGIAIRAVGIGDRTSGERFCSYTGFPADCLFVDPTAQLHQALNLYEGLSLKIPGLSPGVNAWLNLMLMCAGIGSPGTLAEVFRGYKGDARAPQLIGDFETVQAPPLPPLKGSFFKWAGGKGFQRPFELATLRLRNMGEVLSNWKKYVPNSAYLTQRGATFLFNARGELLYEHRDRAILGFAADMSHPLSFLQSLPVKAEEKL
- a CDS encoding lectin OAA, with the protein product MYFNPPNDPPAQPVSQVFHLSNGNRYQVTHQWGGSFAPWQDGGTWVIGSRTDQHVVAIDIKSNDGGQTLNGTITYSGEGPIGFWATQFGSNNDYKVETQWGGDAAPWNDGGTWVIGSRTDQHVVAIDVQSNDGGQTLNGTITYSGEGPISFKGQRERI